A window of Cryptomeria japonica chromosome 3, Sugi_1.0, whole genome shotgun sequence contains these coding sequences:
- the LOC131032815 gene encoding cationic peroxidase 1 isoform X1 has protein sequence MMRSKRMIECFALMLVLCSCWSSVNAQLNSTFYDETCPGVFSTVKAAVKQAIANETRMAASLLRLHFHDCFVNGCDGSILLDDTANFTGEKTAGANNNSVRGFDAIDSIKSQVEANCSRVVSCADILAIAARDSVVEVSIYFLQITDLGGPTWSVLVGRRDSTTANFSGANSNLPSPTFSLTELISAFGDQTLSVKDMIALSGGHTIGQARCTTFRSHIYNETNIDSTFATSLQGSCPFSGGDDNLSSIDVQTSTTFDNQYYVNLLSQKGLFHSDQELFNGGSADSQVTTYANNQSSFFADFAEAMVNMGNINPLTGSSGEVRTNCRKINSATINSLVNAPVVYE, from the exons ATGATGAGAAGTAAGAGGATGATTGAATGTTTTGCCTTAATGCTTGTACTGTGTTCATGTTGGAGTTCTGTCAATGCCCAACTCAATTCAACATTTTATGATGAGACATGTCCGGGGGTTTTCTCCACAGTGAAAGCAGCTGTAAAACAGGCAATCGCCAACGAAACACGAATGGCTGCATCCTTGCTTCGCCTTCACTTTCATGACTGTTTTGTTAAC GGCTGCGATGGATCGATTCTGCTGGACGACACGGCCAACTTTACAGGAGAAAAGACTGCAGGTGCAAACAACAATTCTGTGAGAGGATTCGATGCGATAGACAGCATTAAGTCTCAAGTGGAAGCAAATTGCAGTAGAGTTGTGTCCTGTGCTGATATTTTAGCTATTGCAGCTCGGGATTCAGTGGTTGAAGTATCAATCTACTTTCTCCAGATCACCGAT TTGGGAGGGCCAACGTGGAGTGTGTTGGTAGGAAGGAGAGACTCTACAACTGCAAATTTCAGCGGTGCAAATTCCAATCTTCCTAGTCCCACATTCAGCCTCACCGAACTCATTTCAGCTTTTGGTGATCAGACCCTTTCTGTGAAGGATATGATAGCCCTTTCAG GTGGTCATACAATTGGCCAAGCTCGGTGCACCACCTTTAGAAGCCACATTTATAATGAAACCAACATCGATAGTACATTCGCTACTTCTCTTCAAGGTAGTTGCCCTTTCAGTGGCGGAGATGACAACCTATCATCCATAGATGTACAAACTTCCACTACCTTTGACAATCAGTATTATGTAAATCTCTTAAGCCAGAAAGGACTCTTTCACTCTGACCAAGAGCTTTTTAATGGAGGGTCTGCTGATTCACAAGTTACTACCTATGCTAATAATCAAAGTAGTTTCTTCGCTGATTTTGCAGAAGCCATGGTGAATATGGGAAACATAAATCCTCTTACAGGTAGTAGTGGAGAAGTTCGGACAAATTGTAGGAAGATCAATAGCGCAACAATAAATAGTCTAGTCAATGCACCCGTTGTTTATGAGTAA
- the LOC131032815 gene encoding cationic peroxidase 1 isoform X2 — MMRSKRMIECFALMLVLCSCWSSVNAQLNSTFYDETCPGVFSTVKAAVKQAIANETRMAASLLRLHFHDCFVNGCDGSILLDDTANFTGEKTAGANNNSVRGFDAIDSIKSQVEANCSRVVSCADILAIAARDSVVELGGPTWSVLVGRRDSTTANFSGANSNLPSPTFSLTELISAFGDQTLSVKDMIALSGGHTIGQARCTTFRSHIYNETNIDSTFATSLQGSCPFSGGDDNLSSIDVQTSTTFDNQYYVNLLSQKGLFHSDQELFNGGSADSQVTTYANNQSSFFADFAEAMVNMGNINPLTGSSGEVRTNCRKINSATINSLVNAPVVYE, encoded by the exons ATGATGAGAAGTAAGAGGATGATTGAATGTTTTGCCTTAATGCTTGTACTGTGTTCATGTTGGAGTTCTGTCAATGCCCAACTCAATTCAACATTTTATGATGAGACATGTCCGGGGGTTTTCTCCACAGTGAAAGCAGCTGTAAAACAGGCAATCGCCAACGAAACACGAATGGCTGCATCCTTGCTTCGCCTTCACTTTCATGACTGTTTTGTTAAC GGCTGCGATGGATCGATTCTGCTGGACGACACGGCCAACTTTACAGGAGAAAAGACTGCAGGTGCAAACAACAATTCTGTGAGAGGATTCGATGCGATAGACAGCATTAAGTCTCAAGTGGAAGCAAATTGCAGTAGAGTTGTGTCCTGTGCTGATATTTTAGCTATTGCAGCTCGGGATTCAGTGGTTGAA TTGGGAGGGCCAACGTGGAGTGTGTTGGTAGGAAGGAGAGACTCTACAACTGCAAATTTCAGCGGTGCAAATTCCAATCTTCCTAGTCCCACATTCAGCCTCACCGAACTCATTTCAGCTTTTGGTGATCAGACCCTTTCTGTGAAGGATATGATAGCCCTTTCAG GTGGTCATACAATTGGCCAAGCTCGGTGCACCACCTTTAGAAGCCACATTTATAATGAAACCAACATCGATAGTACATTCGCTACTTCTCTTCAAGGTAGTTGCCCTTTCAGTGGCGGAGATGACAACCTATCATCCATAGATGTACAAACTTCCACTACCTTTGACAATCAGTATTATGTAAATCTCTTAAGCCAGAAAGGACTCTTTCACTCTGACCAAGAGCTTTTTAATGGAGGGTCTGCTGATTCACAAGTTACTACCTATGCTAATAATCAAAGTAGTTTCTTCGCTGATTTTGCAGAAGCCATGGTGAATATGGGAAACATAAATCCTCTTACAGGTAGTAGTGGAGAAGTTCGGACAAATTGTAGGAAGATCAATAGCGCAACAATAAATAGTCTAGTCAATGCACCCGTTGTTTATGAGTAA